A genomic window from Maylandia zebra isolate NMK-2024a linkage group LG20, Mzebra_GT3a, whole genome shotgun sequence includes:
- the LOC101482516 gene encoding tyrosine-protein phosphatase non-receptor type 7 encodes MSMSAVHSASPPAEEPVTPPPLTTPPRKASVRLQERRGSNLSLLLDVNTLGVETVCSVSTPKEVWLQLLHTSSRPLTHTLLQEAAIDTNTLNVEYQKIPPNFVNAADLDVPGHMMKDRYKTILPNPESRVILRNPDDEPGPDRYINANYIRGYKGAPRAYIATQGPMVHTVGDFWDMVWQERSSIIVMVTRLKENNEKCEVYWPQPRDKTKRVKEEDEDTEEKDGQREKENEEEGETRQIGRFLIRVKDSREKDGFTVTDMEIQLHSECRHVRHYWFTSWPDHHIPQCIAPYLRLVEEVETYSKSLVPPSSSQEVSAPASSPGPIIIHCSAGIGRTGCFIASTIGCQQLRETGQADVLETVCQLRLDRGGMIQTSEQYQFLYSTLAQYSSQLQQKQNQPGTLPQSQQNPEDQVSIQLQNLELHSKQNRKIS; translated from the exons ATGAGCATGTCAGCAGTGCACTCCGCCTCCCCTCCTGCTGAGGAACCAGTGACACCCCCACCCTTGACCACACCTCCTCGCAAAGCTTCAGTCCGGCTCCAGGAGAG GCGGGGCTCTAATTTGTCTCTTCTTTTGGATGTGAACACTTTGGGGGTGGAGACTGTCTGTTCTGTCTCCACCCCAAAGGAGGTGTGGCTTCAGCTGCTTCACACCTCCTCACgaccactcacacacacgctgcTGCAGGAAGCTGCCATTGACACAAATACGCTGAATGTAGAGTACCAG AAGATCCCTCCGAACTTTGTGAACGCTGCTGACCTCGATGTTCCGGGACACATGATGAAAGACCGATACAAAACCATCCTCCCCA ACCCTGAGAGCCGAGTGATCCTGAGGAACCCGGACGATGAACCTGGGCCTGATCGCTACATCAACGCCAACTACATCAGG GGCTACAAAGGGGCTCCCAGGGCCTACATCGCTACCCAGGGGCCCATGGTGCACACCGTGGGAGACTTCTGGGACATGGTGTGGCAGGAGAGGAGCAGTATCATCGTCATGGTTACGAGGCTGAAGGAGAACAACGAG AAATGTGAGGTGTACTGGCCACAGCCGAGAGACAAGACGAAGAGGGTAAAGGAGGAGGACGAAGACACGGAGGAGAAGGACGGGCAGAGGGAGAAGGAAAATGAAGAGGAAGGAGAGACGAGACAAATCGGCAGATTCCTTATCAGAGTGAAAGACAGCCGAGAGAAAGACGGATTCACGGTCACAGATATGGAGATTCAG CTCCATTCAGAGTGTCGACACGTCAGACACTACTGGTTCACATCTTGGCCTGACCATCATATCCCACAATGCATAGCTCCATATCTAAGGCTGGTGGAAGAGGTGGAGACGTACAGCAAGTCCCTCGTGCCGCCCTCTAGCTCTCAGGAAGTCTCTGCGCCCGCCTCCAGCCCTGGACCAATCATCATCCACTGCAG TGCAGGTATCGGGCGGACAGGCTGTTTTATAGCCAGCACTATCGGCTGTCAGCAGCTCAGAGAAACCGGGCAAGCTGATGTCCTGGAGACAGTTTGTCAGCTTCGACTCGACAG GGGCGGTATGATCCAGACCTCAGAGCAGTACCAGTTCTTGTACTCCACACTGGCCCAGTACAGCtcccagctgcagcagaaacag AACCAGCCTGGCACACTGCCTCAGAGCCAGCAGAACCCAGAGGACCAGGTCAGCATACAGCTGCAGAACCTCGAGCTACACAGCAAACAGAACAGGAAGATCTCATAG